A stretch of Canis lupus baileyi chromosome 7, mCanLup2.hap1, whole genome shotgun sequence DNA encodes these proteins:
- the LOC140636421 gene encoding patched domain-containing protein 4 produces the protein MVTYTMTSSLYFITFGMGASPFTNIEAVKVFCQNMCVSILLNYFYIFSFFGSCLVFAGQLEQNRYHSIFCCKIPSAEYLDRKPVWFQTVMSDGHQQTSHHETNPYQHHFIQHFLREHYNEWITNIYVKPFVVILYLIYASFSFMGCLQISDRANIINLLASDSPSVSYAMVQQKYFSNYSPVIGFYIYEPLEYWNSSVQEDLRRLCSGFTAVSWVEQYYQFLKVSNISANNKSDFISVLQSSFLKKPEFQHFRNDIIFSKAGDENNIIASRLYLVARTSRDKQKEVIEVLEKLRPLSLSKSIRFIVFNPSFVFMDHYGLSVTVPVLIAGFGVLLVLILTFFLVIHPLGNFWLILSVTSIELGVLGLMTLWNVDMDCISILCLIYTLNFAIDHCAPLLYTFVLATEHTRTQCIKSSLQEHGTAILQNVTSFLIGLVPLLFVPSNLTFTLFKCLLLTGGCTLLHCFVILPVFLTFFPPSKKHHKKKKRAKRKEREEIECIEIQENPDHVTTV, from the coding sequence ATGGTCACCTATACCATGACCAGCTCCCTGTACTTCATTACCTTTGGCATGGGTGCCAGCCCATTCACAAACATAGAGGCTGTGAAGGTCTTCTGTCAGAACATGTGTGTCTCCATTCTGTTGAACTACTTctacattttctcattctttggCTCCTGTCTGGTCTTTGCTGGCCAACTCGAGCAAAACCGCTACCATAGCATCTTTTGCTGTAAGATCCCCTCTGCAGAATACCTGGACCGCAAACCAGTGTGGTTCCAGACAGTGATGAGTGATGGGCATCAACAGACATCCCATCATGAGACGAACCCCTACCAGCACCATTTCATTCAGCACTTCCTCCGCGAACATTACAATGAATGGATTACCAATATCTACGTGAAGCCATTTGTTGTCATCCTCTATCTCATATATGCCTCCTTCTCCTTCATGGGGTGCTTGCAGATCAGTGACAGAGCCAACATCATCAATCTACTAGCCAGTGATTCCCCGAGCGTTTCCTATGCCATGGTTCAGCAGAAATATTTCAGCAACTACAGCCCAGTGATAGGATTCTACATCTACGAGCCCCTGGAGTACTGGAACAGCAGCGTCCAGGAGGATCTGCGGAGACTCTGTAGTGGGTTCACTGCAGTGTCATGGGTGGAGCAGTATTACCAGTTCCTGAAAGTTAGCAACATCAGTGCCAATAACAAGAGTGACTTTATCAGTGTCCtacaaagttcatttttaaaaaagccagaATTCCAGCATTTTCGAAACGATATCATCTTCTCCAAGGCAGGGGATGAAAACAACATTATTGCTTCTCGCTTGTATCTGGTGGCCAGGACTAGCAGAGACAAGCAGAAGGAAGTCATAGAAGTGTTGGAAAAATTGAGGCCCCTGTCCCTATCAAAGAGCATCCGATTCATCGTGTTCAACCCCTCCTTTGTGTTCATGGATCACTATGGCCTGTCTGTCACAGTGCCTGTTCTGATTGCAGGCTTTGGTGTTCTCCTGGTGTTAATCCTGACTTTTTTCCTAGTGATCCACCCTCTGGGAAACTTCTGGCTAATTCTTAGCGTCACCTCAATTGAGCTGGGCGTTCTGGGCTTAATGACATTATGGAACGTCGACATGGATTGCATTTCTATCTTGTGCCTTATCTACACTTTAAATTTTGCCATTGACCACTGTGCACCACTGCTTTACACATTTGTATTAGCAACTGAGCACACCCGAACACAATGTATAAAAAGCTCCCTACAAGAGCATGGGACAGCCATTTTGCAAAATGTTACTTCTTTTCTTATTGGGTTGGTCCCCCTCCTATTTGTGCCTTCGAACCTGACCTTCACACTGTTCAAATGCTTGCTGCTCACTGGGGGTTGCACACTTCTGCACTGTTTTGTTATCTTACCTGTGTTCCTaacctttttccccccttccaaAAAGcaccacaagaaaaagaaacgCGCCAAacgaaaggagagagaggaaattgAATGCATAGAAATTCAAGAGAACCCTGATCATGTCACTACAGTCTGA